From the genome of Acidimicrobiales bacterium:
CCCTCAGCCCCAGTCAGTGCAGCCCGACCCCACTACCGACTCCGTCGTCGATGACCTCCCCGTCCCAGCCGTGGATGCCCTCTTGTCCTGAAGGATCTCGCGCCCTCCCGGACTCGCAAACCCGGCTCGTCACTGGGAGAGACAGTGAGCGAGACCTCCCGCTCGGCTGCAAGGTGACCCCCCTGGGCTCGAGCCCTGAGGACCGCACTATGGGGAAGTAAGGGCCTCCGCGATGGCATCGATGCCAGCGATGCGAGCGGTCAACTCATCGTCGAGGTGGTGTCGACTGGCCAGATAGGTGGGGGAGTTGTAGCTCACGAAGGAGGTGCCGGACTCGTCCTCCCACATGAGGATCTTGAGCGGAAGATCCAGAGCCGAGAGCGGCGATGCCACCATGAGCGGCGTCCCCGCGGTGGGGCTGCCGAAGATCGCCAGCTTGGTGTTGGGCATGTGCTGGCCGACTCGCTCCGCCTCGCCACTGTGGTCGATCACCGCAAAGAGGGCGATGTCCTTGGTCTCCAGCAGGGTACGAAGCCGCTCCAAGGTGTCCTCGACGGACCGGGGGTTGGATCTGGTGGTGATCCCCTCTCGAGGGGCAGGATCGACCTTCTCGCTCATCTCTACTCCGTTTGATCTGTCCTGGTGGGACCCGGTGGTCCTTTCGACATTGTTGTACATGTGCTCCCCGGGAGCGACGACCGGCGCTTCCGCCGACGGAGACGCGCCCCGAGCGCGCGCGTGACCGGGGGTATTCAGGGCGGTATCCCCCCAGCCTTACGGTGCGGGGTTGACGGCTCCCACGACTGAAGTCATGCCATTCGCGTCTCGATAGGTCATCGCCGGCAGGTTCCATTTGCGCTCCAGCATCGCCGCGATCGAGGTGTGATCGTGGATGACGCTCGTGACCGCGCCGCGCCGGGCGTACGGTGACACGACGAGTGAGCCGGTCGCCCCAACGAGGAACCGGCGTCGGCTCATGGTCGTTTCGATTCTCCCCAGCATCGTGCCTCCCCAGCTGTCGGCGTCGGGTCTGCAGGGTCCTATGGACCAGGGTCCCCTGCGGATTGCCCATTGTGGGGAATCCGAGGATCCGGTACGTCCTGCCAGGCGCGGCTACGGGCCTCCTCCGCGTCCTCGAGTGCCCGGCCGTGGGCGACATACGCCTCGACCAGGGCCACCGACCATTCCTCCGTGGCTAGGGTGACGGCGCGCGAGTGGGCCAGTTCGGCGTCGCCCACGGCACTCTCGCGAGCTGTGGCGCTCGCTGTCGCAACCTCCGTCGCGTGTGCAGCCGCACGGTCTGCAGCTTGGAGGGCGGCATTGCTTGCTTCACAAGCGGACTCGACCGCCTGACGGGACTCGCTGTCGGTCGCTCGGACCTCGTCCTCGTAGTGCTGCTCGGCCCACCGCAGCGCCCGGTCGCGGTCGTTCTCGGCGGCCCGAACCGCTTCCACGTGCTCACTGGAGATCCGGCGGAGCGCATCGGCACGAGCAGTGGTGGCCCGCCGGGTCGCTTCGCCGCGGGCCACCGTCGCCCGGGCCAGAGCCTCGGCTCGATCCGCTTCGCTGGTGGCGCCGCCCATCTCCGCGGGCAGATGCTCGCCATCCGGCCTGGTCTCCGGTCCGAGATCCCTGCGCTCTGC
Proteins encoded in this window:
- a CDS encoding DUF302 domain-containing protein encodes the protein MSEKVDPAPREGITTRSNPRSVEDTLERLRTLLETKDIALFAVIDHSGEAERVGQHMPNTKLAIFGSPTAGTPLMVASPLSALDLPLKILMWEDESGTSFVSYNSPTYLASRHHLDDELTARIAGIDAIAEALTSP
- a CDS encoding alkaline phosphatase family protein, whose translation is MSRRRFLVGATGSLVVSPYARRGAVTSVIHDHTSIAAMLERKWNLPAMTYRDANGMTSVVGAVNPAP